The Fortiea contorta PCC 7126 genome has a segment encoding these proteins:
- the shc gene encoding squalene--hopene cyclase encodes MQTQDQVTVNQVTTAIAASQEYLLSIQNPAGYWWAELESNVTITAEVVLLHKIWGTDATRPLHKVVTYLLQQQRQHGGWELFYGDGGELSTSVEAYMALRLLGVSATNPAMLRAKAFILQRGGISKTRIFTKLHLALIGCYDWRGLPSLPPWVMLLPSAFPFNIYEMSSWARSSTVPLLIVLDRKPIFITEPTITLDELYAEGVEQARFELPRNGDWTDLFVTLDQGFKFAESLDLVPFRNEGIKAAEKWILERQEATGDWGGIIPAMLNSLLALRCLGYDAADPIVERGLTSVDNFAIETEDNYRIQPCVSPVWDTAWVIRALIDSGLNADHPAIVKAGEWLLSKQILDYGDWAVKNRQGKPGAWAFEFENRFYPDVDDTAVVVMALYQAKLPHEKLKHAACDRAVNWIASMQCQPGGWAAFDLDNNQEWLNAVPYGDLKAMIDPNTVDVTARVLEMLGAGNFIIDDGNLARAIAYIIKEQEPEGCWFGRWGVNYIYGTSGVLSALALINPQKHQRTIKQGAAWLVSCQNPDGGWGETCRSYDDPNLKGKGTSTASQTAWALIGLIAAGEATGEFDYDIIDQGISYLLTTQKPDGTWYEADFTGTGFPSHFYLKYHMYQQYFPLIALGRYQAILGNGE; translated from the coding sequence ATGCAAACGCAAGATCAGGTTACAGTTAATCAAGTCACAACAGCGATCGCCGCTAGTCAAGAATATCTGCTTTCAATCCAAAATCCAGCGGGCTATTGGTGGGCAGAGCTAGAATCTAATGTGACAATCACTGCTGAGGTTGTACTCTTACACAAAATTTGGGGAACAGACGCCACAAGACCTCTGCACAAAGTTGTCACCTATCTTCTACAACAACAGCGTCAGCATGGGGGTTGGGAACTGTTTTATGGTGATGGTGGGGAACTGAGCACTTCGGTGGAAGCTTACATGGCTCTCAGGTTGTTGGGTGTGTCCGCAACTAACCCGGCGATGTTGCGAGCCAAGGCTTTTATTCTCCAACGCGGTGGTATCAGTAAGACTCGCATTTTTACGAAATTACATTTAGCTTTAATTGGCTGCTACGATTGGCGCGGCTTACCTTCTCTACCACCTTGGGTAATGCTTTTACCGTCAGCGTTCCCTTTTAATATTTATGAGATGTCTAGTTGGGCACGTTCGAGTACAGTACCTCTACTGATTGTCCTCGACCGCAAACCGATTTTTATCACCGAACCAACTATCACTTTAGATGAACTGTACGCCGAAGGTGTTGAGCAAGCCCGGTTTGAGTTACCCCGCAATGGCGATTGGACAGATTTATTCGTTACCTTGGATCAAGGTTTCAAGTTTGCAGAAAGTCTCGATTTAGTCCCCTTCCGCAATGAAGGTATTAAAGCCGCAGAAAAGTGGATTTTAGAACGCCAAGAAGCGACCGGCGATTGGGGGGGGATTATTCCAGCGATGTTAAATTCTTTATTAGCTTTGCGGTGTTTGGGTTACGACGCCGCTGACCCAATTGTGGAACGGGGGTTAACATCTGTCGATAACTTTGCGATAGAAACTGAGGACAATTACCGCATTCAACCATGCGTTTCTCCTGTTTGGGATACCGCTTGGGTGATTCGCGCTTTAATTGATTCTGGATTGAACGCAGATCATCCGGCAATTGTCAAGGCTGGGGAATGGTTATTGTCAAAACAAATTCTCGACTATGGCGATTGGGCTGTGAAAAATCGCCAAGGTAAGCCGGGAGCTTGGGCGTTTGAATTTGAAAATCGCTTTTATCCTGATGTGGATGACACTGCTGTGGTGGTGATGGCGTTGTATCAAGCAAAGCTTCCCCATGAAAAATTAAAACATGCCGCGTGCGATCGCGCTGTGAATTGGATCGCTTCTATGCAGTGTCAACCTGGGGGTTGGGCGGCTTTTGATCTCGATAATAATCAAGAATGGCTGAACGCAGTCCCATACGGCGACCTCAAAGCCATGATTGACCCCAACACAGTTGATGTCACCGCTAGGGTGCTGGAAATGCTGGGGGCGGGAAATTTTATCATTGATGATGGAAATTTAGCCAGAGCGATCGCTTATATTATCAAAGAGCAAGAACCAGAAGGCTGTTGGTTTGGGCGCTGGGGCGTCAACTATATCTACGGTACCAGCGGCGTCCTCTCTGCCCTAGCTCTCATTAACCCACAAAAACATCAACGCACCATCAAACAAGGAGCCGCTTGGCTAGTTAGTTGTCAAAACCCCGATGGTGGCTGGGGTGAAACTTGTCGCAGTTATGATGACCCCAATCTCAAAGGAAAAGGCACCAGTACCGCATCTCAAACCGCTTGGGCTTTAATTGGCTTAATCGCTGCTGGTGAAGCTACCGGCGAATTTGATTACGACATTATTGACCAAGGAATTAGCTATCTTTTAACTACTCAAAAACCCGATGGAACTTGGTATGAAGCCGACTTTACAGGTACTGGTTTCCCCAGCCATTTTTATCTCAAATATCACATGTATCAACAATATTTTCCTTTAATTGCTCTTGGTCGCTATCAAGCAATTTTAGGGAATGGGGAATAA
- a CDS encoding response regulator yields the protein MQPPLPLVGLNILVVDDDDDSRFYISTVLEADGATVTAVTSAAATLEMLPKLQPNVLICDIAMPYEDGYTLIRKIRALQPDKGATIPAIALTAYADSEDRVRALEAGFQTHIGKPVEPEKLVATITTLVAHSQE from the coding sequence ATGCAACCTCCTCTCCCTCTCGTCGGTTTAAACATCCTGGTGGTGGATGATGATGATGATAGCCGCTTTTATATTTCTACTGTCCTCGAAGCCGATGGCGCCACCGTTACAGCCGTTACATCAGCAGCAGCAACACTGGAAATGCTCCCCAAATTACAACCCAATGTGTTGATTTGTGATATCGCTATGCCTTATGAAGATGGGTATACTTTGATTCGTAAGATCCGCGCACTACAGCCAGATAAAGGTGCTACAATTCCAGCGATCGCTCTAACAGCATATGCTGATAGTGAAGATCGTGTGCGCGCTCTAGAAGCAGGCTTTCAAACTCACATCGGTAAACCAGTAGAACCAGAAAAACTAGTCGCCACGATCACAACTTTAGTTGCTCATTCTCAAGAATGA
- a CDS encoding DUF4347 domain-containing protein has protein sequence MSDAFDLRTDSLQIETNSSVNNGLFGKAALENNLISPNTKLGGTGSQHLVFIDGAIQDDEILSRSFENADVFRLDPNTDGVLQITNILGQHQNLASVHIVSHGGTGEVLLGNSHLNSQNLSNYNDSLQSWRRAFTEETDLLFYGCNVGAGSDGLTFVQQLSQITGADIGASDDLTGNAALGGDWELEVETGAIESKSVLDQKAIAQYENILPIYNNKRYVLTQTAGTWTQAQTEAQRLGGNLVTINDAAEEAWLKSTFGTGEQLWIGLTDQTVEGQYRWINGEAVTYTNWAPGQPSNSRSNEDFVVMNSTAGQWNDQLSSSKFRAIVEIEPKIYNGNEYYLTIGRKTWDAAQAEAVSLGGNLVTINDAAEESWLRSTFSTTERFWLGINDVQVEGQFRWVSGETVTYTNWAPGEPNNYNGEEDHAVMNWNSTGRWNDWFATSQVRGIIEIGKPGVIGLQTSTITVNEAAGTVGVTVLRQQGTSGTVTVDYRTIEGSAKAGSDYTARSGTLTFAPGETSKSVTIPILDDTLIEGNETFGFAIDNVRGGATLLAPRTAQITIIDNERPPDLVGYWKLDEASLNAVVIDSSGLGNNGTAINMTAPSGPSTKTPVLNFANTHSLNFDGVNDYVNIPNQASLNLSGGTFTQSVWIHSENTDNGFHGVIGYQPAAGAIQRYPGIWVTENTKIHAGFGDGTNWNSFTTGSVLKPNAWNHVVTSFDGTTYQAYVNGQRVFSTTDFAGRKPFATQQVNIGRVDSYFKGQIDDARIYNRTLAVAEIQQLYREQPGRQLTKDSIVSGLEMPTAIEWTPDGETMLIAQKNGVVRVSQNGTLLATPFIDISAKVNENSDRGLLGLTIHPDFANNPYVYLLYTYDPPEVNGQTGLAAPDANGNRAGRLVRVTADVRTNYTTALANSEVVLLGKNSTWNNFNGFVDSTANFNEPPAGILPNGQNLQDFLAADSQSHSVGMVKFGPDGALYVTNGDGTSYNRADPRTVRVQDIDNLSGKVLRIDPITGKGLADNPFYDGNADSNRSKVYQYGLRNPFRFSIHPETGQLYIGDVGWGAWEEINTAGPGANFGWPYYEGGNGVNLRTGVYESFPEAQAFYASGQTATPSILALNHATDGINAIVVGDVYTGTAYPDAYNGDLFFNDLGQGIVRNVSFNSSGGIQSVETFATGAEYVVQIVQGPDGNLYYVDLDDGVVGRWRFV, from the coding sequence ATGTCAGATGCATTTGATTTGAGAACAGATTCTCTGCAAATAGAAACAAATTCTTCAGTAAACAACGGATTATTTGGTAAGGCTGCTTTAGAAAATAATTTGATATCACCAAACACAAAACTAGGGGGAACTGGTAGTCAGCATCTAGTTTTTATTGATGGTGCTATTCAAGATGATGAAATTCTTTCTCGCAGCTTTGAGAACGCAGATGTATTTAGGCTTGATCCTAATACTGATGGCGTATTGCAGATTACAAACATTCTGGGACAGCACCAAAACCTCGCCAGCGTACACATAGTTTCCCACGGTGGTACGGGAGAGGTGTTATTGGGTAACAGTCATCTGAATTCCCAGAATCTCAGTAATTACAACGACAGTTTACAAAGTTGGCGTCGTGCTTTTACTGAAGAAACTGACCTATTGTTTTATGGGTGTAACGTTGGTGCTGGGTCTGATGGCTTGACATTTGTGCAACAGTTAAGTCAGATTACCGGTGCGGATATTGGCGCCTCCGACGACTTGACCGGAAATGCTGCTCTTGGTGGTGACTGGGAGTTAGAAGTAGAAACAGGAGCGATTGAATCCAAGTCAGTTTTAGATCAAAAAGCGATCGCACAATATGAAAATATCTTGCCGATTTACAATAACAAACGCTATGTCCTCACCCAGACTGCAGGTACTTGGACACAAGCTCAAACCGAAGCCCAGAGATTAGGTGGAAACTTAGTAACAATTAACGATGCGGCGGAAGAAGCTTGGCTAAAATCTACCTTTGGGACTGGTGAACAACTCTGGATAGGCTTGACAGACCAAACTGTCGAAGGTCAATATCGGTGGATTAATGGCGAAGCTGTCACATATACTAACTGGGCACCAGGTCAACCGAGCAATTCCCGTAGCAATGAAGACTTTGTAGTCATGAATAGCACGGCTGGTCAATGGAACGACCAACTGTCTAGTAGTAAATTCCGGGCGATTGTTGAGATTGAACCGAAAATTTATAACGGCAATGAATATTATCTCACCATTGGCAGGAAAACTTGGGACGCAGCCCAAGCAGAAGCTGTAAGTTTAGGTGGTAATCTCGTCACCATTAATGACGCGGCTGAGGAATCCTGGCTGAGATCAACCTTTAGCACCACAGAACGATTTTGGCTCGGTATCAATGATGTCCAGGTAGAAGGACAATTTAGATGGGTGAGCGGTGAAACCGTTACCTATACCAATTGGGCGCCAGGGGAACCGAATAACTACAACGGCGAAGAAGACCACGCTGTGATGAATTGGAACAGCACAGGTAGGTGGAATGACTGGTTTGCGACATCCCAGGTACGAGGAATCATTGAAATTGGCAAACCGGGTGTGATTGGATTGCAAACTAGTACCATCACAGTCAATGAAGCTGCGGGTACTGTCGGTGTTACCGTGCTGCGTCAACAAGGAACTTCTGGAACCGTAACGGTAGACTATCGCACAATTGAAGGCTCCGCCAAAGCTGGAAGTGATTACACTGCCAGATCTGGTACACTCACCTTTGCACCCGGTGAAACCAGCAAATCTGTCACTATCCCCATCCTGGATGATACCTTAATTGAAGGTAACGAAACCTTCGGTTTTGCGATTGACAACGTTCGGGGTGGCGCCACCTTATTAGCTCCGCGGACAGCGCAAATCACAATTATTGATAACGAAAGGCCACCAGATTTAGTTGGTTATTGGAAGTTAGATGAAGCCAGTCTAAATGCTGTAGTCATTGATTCCTCTGGGTTAGGTAACAATGGAACAGCAATTAATATGACTGCTCCCAGCGGCCCGAGCACCAAAACCCCGGTCTTAAACTTTGCCAATACCCACAGCTTGAATTTTGATGGAGTTAATGACTACGTTAATATTCCTAATCAAGCTAGTCTAAATTTAAGTGGGGGTACTTTTACACAGTCAGTTTGGATTCATTCGGAAAATACAGATAACGGCTTTCACGGCGTCATCGGTTATCAACCCGCAGCTGGAGCTATTCAACGTTATCCGGGAATTTGGGTGACAGAAAATACAAAAATTCACGCTGGTTTCGGAGATGGTACTAATTGGAACTCTTTCACTACAGGTAGTGTACTCAAGCCTAATGCTTGGAACCATGTAGTCACCTCATTTGATGGCACCACCTATCAAGCTTATGTTAATGGTCAGCGAGTATTTTCTACTACTGACTTCGCCGGACGCAAACCTTTTGCTACTCAACAAGTGAATATTGGTCGAGTTGATAGTTACTTCAAAGGTCAAATTGATGACGCGCGAATTTATAATCGCACTTTGGCAGTTGCAGAAATTCAGCAATTATATCGAGAGCAACCAGGACGACAATTAACTAAAGATAGCATTGTTTCTGGCTTAGAAATGCCCACCGCCATCGAGTGGACACCTGATGGGGAAACCATGTTAATTGCTCAAAAGAATGGAGTCGTCAGAGTTTCTCAAAATGGAACTTTATTAGCAACTCCCTTTATTGATATCTCTGCAAAAGTCAACGAAAATAGCGATCGCGGTTTATTAGGCTTGACTATCCATCCAGATTTTGCTAACAATCCCTACGTTTACTTACTCTACACCTACGACCCACCAGAAGTTAACGGCCAAACTGGTCTAGCTGCTCCTGATGCTAATGGTAATCGAGCCGGGCGTTTAGTTCGCGTCACCGCAGATGTGAGAACCAACTACACAACAGCTTTAGCCAACAGTGAAGTAGTGCTACTTGGTAAAAACAGTACCTGGAATAATTTCAATGGCTTTGTTGATAGCACCGCCAATTTTAATGAACCCCCAGCGGGTATTTTACCAAATGGGCAAAATCTCCAAGATTTTCTCGCTGCTGACAGTCAATCCCATAGCGTGGGGATGGTGAAATTTGGCCCCGATGGTGCATTGTATGTTACCAACGGCGATGGTACTTCCTACAACCGGGCTGACCCGCGTACCGTCAGAGTTCAAGATATTGACAATTTATCTGGTAAAGTCCTGCGTATTGACCCAATTACCGGTAAAGGCTTGGCTGATAATCCCTTCTATGACGGTAACGCTGATAGTAATCGCTCCAAAGTCTACCAGTATGGCTTGCGAAATCCCTTCCGCTTCAGCATTCATCCCGAAACCGGACAACTTTACATCGGTGATGTGGGTTGGGGCGCTTGGGAAGAAATTAATACCGCTGGCCCCGGTGCAAACTTTGGTTGGCCTTACTATGAAGGGGGTAACGGCGTTAACTTGAGAACTGGCGTGTATGAAAGTTTCCCAGAAGCGCAAGCATTTTATGCCAGCGGACAAACTGCTACACCATCAATTTTAGCCCTCAACCACGCTACGGATGGCATTAATGCGATCGTTGTCGGTGATGTGTACACTGGTACAGCCTACCCAGATGCATATAACGGAGATTTATTCTTCAATGATTTGGGACAAGGTATTGTCCGCAACGTCAGCTTCAATTCTAGTGGTGGAATTCAATCAGTAGAAACCTTTGCTACTGGTGCTGAGTACGTAGTGCAAATTGTTCAAGGGCCTGATGGCAATTTATACTATGTTGATTTAGATGACGGTGTAGTCGGTCGTTGGCGATTCGTCTAA
- a CDS encoding orange carotenoid protein N-terminal domain-containing protein gives MAYTQTSDPNIRQHVQAWQKLDVDQQLALFWFIYTEMGGSITPAAPGASTASPAIAEGLFNQVKELSHEQQLQIQRDLINKADTQISREYGSLGDTTKLLFWYLLAQGMENSTIIPLPADYQLSAEAKALLNQIKSLAFEQQITLFRDYVSPMGAEAKSGAGI, from the coding sequence ATGGCATACACTCAAACTAGCGACCCAAATATTCGTCAACACGTGCAAGCATGGCAAAAATTAGATGTTGACCAACAACTAGCTTTATTTTGGTTTATTTACACAGAAATGGGTGGCTCAATTACCCCAGCAGCCCCTGGCGCGAGCACTGCTTCTCCCGCAATTGCAGAAGGTTTGTTCAATCAAGTTAAAGAACTATCTCATGAGCAACAACTGCAAATTCAACGCGACCTCATTAACAAAGCAGATACGCAAATCTCCCGTGAATATGGCTCTTTAGGTGATACAACTAAACTGCTATTTTGGTATCTGTTAGCCCAAGGAATGGAAAACTCTACCATCATTCCTCTTCCTGCTGATTATCAACTTTCTGCGGAAGCAAAAGCACTCCTTAATCAGATTAAATCTCTAGCTTTTGAACAACAAATCACTCTCTTCCGCGACTATGTATCACCGATGGGTGCTGAAGCCAAATCAGGTGCGGGAATATAA
- a CDS encoding ribbon-helix-helix domain-containing protein: protein MLNLTLTPELEQFVQTQLENGKYTSPEEVVLAALQRFAKQENIYKGRFEELQREIMIGVEASERGEVIDSDTVFHQIQAKLEQRRHREGR from the coding sequence ATGTTGAATCTTACCTTAACCCCAGAACTTGAGCAATTTGTCCAAACTCAGTTAGAAAATGGTAAATATACTTCACCTGAGGAAGTCGTCCTAGCAGCACTACAGAGGTTTGCTAAACAGGAAAATATCTACAAAGGACGATTTGAGGAATTACAACGGGAAATCATGATTGGTGTAGAAGCATCAGAACGCGGTGAGGTGATTGATAGTGATACTGTTTTTCATCAAATACAAGCGAAACTAGAACAACGTCGCCACCGTGAGGGTAGATGA
- a CDS encoding glycosyltransferase: MATFVLGLTLLSLLIWIGLLCVRGQFWRADQQLEARETQLQSSPTVCAVVPARNEAQLLPITLKSLLLQDYPGDFQVFLVDDRSTDGTAAFAEGVAHAVNKAQQLHIVSGQPLAPGWTGKLWAVEQGIQKALETQNTSAPKPDYFFLTDADIHHDAGSLRRLVAKAEQEDLDLVSVMVQLRCESLWENLLIPAFVFFFQKLYPFRWVNNPKKATAAAAGGSILIRTTALERIGGIAVIRQTLIDDCALAQAVKGARDQGVGARERNNDVSSSSSPSGRIWLGLSTLTHSLRPYPSLGTVWQMVARTAYTQLNYSPLLLVGTLAAMFLIYLVPPLGVMISLFMGNLAIALTSLSAWVLMTIAYFPTIRLYKCPPWLALCLPAIAFLYTLMTLDSAIRHWQGRGGAWKGRVYSR, translated from the coding sequence ATGGCTACATTTGTATTAGGATTAACACTTTTATCTTTACTTATCTGGATCGGATTGCTGTGTGTGCGGGGACAGTTTTGGCGAGCAGATCAACAATTAGAGGCGAGAGAAACTCAGTTACAATCATCACCTACAGTTTGTGCAGTAGTTCCCGCGCGCAACGAAGCTCAGTTGTTACCAATTACGCTCAAGTCATTGTTGCTCCAAGATTACCCCGGTGATTTCCAAGTATTTCTAGTAGACGACCGCAGCACCGATGGTACCGCTGCTTTTGCTGAGGGAGTAGCCCACGCCGTTAATAAAGCCCAGCAATTACATATTGTTTCTGGTCAACCGTTAGCCCCCGGCTGGACTGGTAAACTTTGGGCAGTGGAGCAAGGAATTCAAAAAGCTTTAGAAACGCAAAATACCTCCGCACCAAAACCAGACTATTTCTTTCTCACCGACGCAGACATCCACCATGACGCAGGTAGTCTCCGGCGCTTGGTAGCCAAAGCAGAACAAGAAGATTTAGACTTAGTTTCTGTGATGGTGCAACTCAGGTGCGAAAGTTTGTGGGAAAACCTACTGATTCCCGCCTTTGTCTTTTTCTTTCAAAAACTCTACCCTTTTCGCTGGGTGAATAACCCCAAAAAAGCCACCGCTGCTGCTGCTGGTGGTTCTATTTTAATTCGCACAACTGCCCTAGAAAGAATTGGCGGGATTGCAGTTATACGTCAAACACTAATTGATGATTGTGCTTTAGCCCAAGCGGTAAAAGGGGCTAGAGATCAGGGGGTAGGGGCTAGAGAGAGAAATAATGATGTTTCATCCTCCTCATCTCCCTCTGGACGCATCTGGTTAGGACTGAGTACTCTAACTCACAGCTTGCGCCCCTATCCTTCTTTGGGGACAGTTTGGCAGATGGTAGCGCGGACAGCTTATACTCAACTGAATTATTCCCCGTTGTTGTTAGTCGGAACCTTGGCGGCGATGTTCTTGATTTATTTGGTTCCACCATTGGGGGTGATGATTAGTTTATTCATGGGGAATTTAGCGATCGCTCTCACCAGTTTATCAGCATGGGTATTGATGACCATAGCTTATTTCCCCACCATCCGCTTGTATAAATGTCCACCTTGGTTAGCTTTGTGTTTACCTGCGATCGCTTTTCTTTACACCCTTATGACTTTAGACTCAGCCATCCGTCATTGGCAAGGGCGCGGTGGCGCGTGGAAAGGGCGAGTTTATTCTCGATAA